The DNA region TTCCCCGCTCCCTGAAGACCGACCATCATGATCCGGGTCGGCGGCCGTTTGGCCCGGGCGAGGTCACTCCGCTGTCCGCCCATCAGGCGGGTGAGTTCCTCGTTGACCACCTTGATCACTTGCTGACCGGGAGTCAGGCTCTGAAGCACTTCCTGCCCGACCGCCCGCTCCTTGACACTGTCGATGAAGCTCTTGACCACCTTGAAGTTGACATCGGCTTCAAGGAGGGCCAGGCGCACTTCGCGCATCGCTTCCTTCACGTCGGCTTCGGTCACTTTTCCCTTGCCGCGAAGCTTTTTCATGACCGCCTGCAAACGTTCGGACAAACCTTCAAACGCCATTGGGCGCACCTCCTCACACGGCGGTTTAATCGAGATCGGCCAACCGGCGGACCAGCGGGCCGACGGCGTCGCGCGCTTCCGGATGCCGGTTCAGCCGGCTCTCGATTTCTTCGGCCAGCTTTTGCCGCATGAGATGTTTCCGCAGGAGTCCCAGCTTCTCTTCCAGGTCGCCGAGGGTGGTCTGCGCGCGCTTGAGCGCCTCAAACACCGCTTGGCGCGAAACGCCCTGATGTTCGGCGATCTCGCCGAGCGACCAGTCTTCATGGTAGTACAATTCCAGCAGGGCGCGCTGCTTTTCGGTCAGAAGCGAGCCGTAGAAGTCGTAGAGCAGATTCAATTCCGTGGTTTTTTCCAACACGGAAATCACCTCGGACATGCGCCGTCAAGGCGCCAGCCTTTACAGATACTAACTATATCGGAGCGCGGACACGGTGTCAATGTTTTTTGCTTGATATCCAAAATGACGAAATGTTCGGCGTCTTCTTCAGTTCGCCGCCGTCTCTTCCTCTTCCAGCCAATCTTTGAACAGCGCGTGCAGGAACTGTTCCCCGTCGAAGTTCTGGAGATCATCCGGTTTTTCTCCCAGACCGACCAGTTTCACCGGAATGCCCAATTCCCGGCTGATGGCGATCACGATGCCGCCCTTCGCCGTGCCGTCGAGCTTGGTGAGGACGATCCCGGTCACCTCGGTCGCCTCGCCGAACTGTTTCGCCTGCACCATCGCATTTTGTCCGGTGGTGGCGTCCAGCACCAACAAGGTCTCATGCGGCGCGTCCGGAAGTTCCCTGCGGATGACCCGGTGCACCTTTTTCAGTTCTTCCATCAGATTGACCTTGTTTTGCAGGCGCCCCGCCGTGTCGCACAGCAAGATGTCCGCTTTGCGCGCCCGGGCCGCCTGAATGCCGTCGTAGATGACGGCGGCGGGATCCGCTCCCGCCTGATGCTTGATGACATCGACGCCGGCCCGCTGTCCCCAGGTTTCCAGTTGCTCGATGGCTCCTGCCCGGAAAGTGTCTCCCGCGGCCAGAACCACTTTCTTTCCTTCGTTTTTGTAGCGGTGGGCCAATTTGCCGATGGTGGTGGTTTTGCCCACTCCGTTCACTCCGACGAACAGGAAGACGGTGAGTCCGTCCGGATTTTCGCGAAGCCGGGTTGCTTCCGGCGCGGTCGGGAGCATTTCGCCGACCAACTCCATCAGCACCGGCTTGAGTTCCGCGGGATCCTTGATTTTTCGTTCC from Staphylospora marina includes:
- the ylxM gene encoding YlxM family DNA-binding protein, with amino-acid sequence MLEKTTELNLLYDFYGSLLTEKQRALLELYYHEDWSLGEIAEHQGVSRQAVFEALKRAQTTLGDLEEKLGLLRKHLMRQKLAEEIESRLNRHPEARDAVGPLVRRLADLD
- the ftsY gene encoding signal recognition particle-docking protein FtsY, encoding MSFFSRLKEKMTGKKSSVTQKFVSGLGKTSSSFVGAITDLFSRSRIDEELYEELEEILIGADVGVQTTMELTDRLRREVKERKIKDPAELKPVLMELVGEMLPTAPEATRLRENPDGLTVFLFVGVNGVGKTTTIGKLAHRYKNEGKKVVLAAGDTFRAGAIEQLETWGQRAGVDVIKHQAGADPAAVIYDGIQAARARKADILLCDTAGRLQNKVNLMEELKKVHRVIRRELPDAPHETLLVLDATTGQNAMVQAKQFGEATEVTGIVLTKLDGTAKGGIVIAISRELGIPVKLVGLGEKPDDLQNFDGEQFLHALFKDWLEEEETAAN